In Pan paniscus chromosome 13, NHGRI_mPanPan1-v2.0_pri, whole genome shotgun sequence, one DNA window encodes the following:
- the FEV gene encoding protein FEV: MRQSGASQPLLINMYLPDPVGDGLFKDGKNPSWGPLSPAVQKGSGQIQLWQFLLELLADRANAGCIAWEGGHGEFKLTDPDEVARRWGERKSKPNMNYDKLSRALRYYYDKNIMSKVHGKRYAYRFDFQGLAQACQPPPAHAHAAAAAAAAAAAAQDGALYKLPAGLAPLPFPGLSKLNLMAASAGVAPAGFSYWPGPGPAATAAAATAALYPSPSLQPPPGPFGAVAAASHLGGHYH, encoded by the exons ATGAGACAGAGCGGCGCCTCCCAGCCCCTGCTGATCAACATGTACCTGCCAG ATCCCGTCGGAGACGGTCTCTTCAAGGACGGGAAGAACCCGAGCTGGGGGCCGCTGAGCCCCGCGGTTCAGAAAG GCAGCGGACAGATCCAGCTGTGGCAGTTTCTGCTGGAGCTGCTGGCTGACCGCGCGAACGCCGGCTGCATCGCGTGGGAGGGCGGTCACGGCGAGTTCAAGCTCACGGACCCGGACGAGGTGGCGCGGCGGTGGGGCGAGCGCAAGAGCAAGCCCAACATGAACTACGACAAGCTGAGCCGCGCCCTGCGCTACTACTACGACAAGAACATCATGAGCAAGGTGCATGGCAAGCGCTACGCCTACCGCTTCGActtccagggcctggcacaggccTGCCAGCCGCCGCCCGCGCACGCCCATGCCGCCGCCGcagctgctgccgccgccgcggCCGCCCAGGACGGCGCGCTCTACAAGCTGCCCGCCGGCCTCGCCCCGCTGCCCTTCCCTGGCCTCTCCAAACTCAACCTCATGGCCGCCTCGGCCGGGGTCGCGCCCGCCGGCTTCTCCTACTGGCCGGGCCCGGGCCCCGCCGCCACCgctgccgccgccaccgccgcgcTCTACCCCAGTCCCAGCTTGCAGCCCCCGCCCGGGCCCTTCGGGGCCGTGGCCGCAGCCTCGCACTTGGGGGGCCATTACCACTAG
- the CRYBA2 gene encoding beta-crystallin A2, translated as MSSATAPGPALASLTLWDEEDFQGRRCRLLSDCANVCERGGLPRVRSVKVENGVWVAFEYPDFQGQQFILEKGDYPRWSAWSGSSSHNSNQLLSFRPVLCANHNDSRVTLFEGDNFQGCKFDLVDDYPSLPSMGWASKDVGSLKVSSGAWVAYQYPGYRGYQYVLERDRHSGEFCTYSELGTQAHTGQLQSIRRVQH; from the exons ATGAGCAgcgccaccgcgccgggcccggCGCTCGCTAGCCTCACGCTCTGGGACGAGGAGGACTTCCAGGGCCGTCGCTGTCGGCTGCTAAGCGACTGTGCGAACGTCTGCGAGCGCGGAGGCCTGCCCAGGGTGCGCTCGGTCAAGGTGGAAAACGGCGT TTGGGTGGCCTTTGAGTACCCCGACTTCCAGGGACAGCAGTTCATTCTGGAGAAGGGAGACTATCCTCGCTGGAGCGCCTGGAGTGGCAGCAGCAGCCACAACAGCAACCAGCTGCTGTCCTTCCGGCCAGTGCTCTGCGCG AACCACAATGACAGCCGTGTGACACTGTTTGAGGGGGACAACTTCCAAGGCTGCAAGTTTGACCTCGTTGATGACTACCCATCCCTGCCCTCCATGGGCTGGGCCAGCAAGGATGTGGGTTCCCTCAAAGTCAGCTCCGGAGC GTGGGTGGCCTACCAGTACCCAGGCTACCGAGGCTACCAGTATGTGTTGGAGCGGGACCGGCACAGCGGAGAGTTCTGTACTTACAGTGAGCTCGGCACACAGGCCCACACTGGGCAGCTGCAGTCCATCCGGAGAGTCCAGCACTAG